In Streptomyces sp. P3, one DNA window encodes the following:
- a CDS encoding acetyl-CoA C-acyltransferase, whose translation MPRTVRDVVFVDGVRTPFGKAGPKGIYHETRADDLVVKAIRELLRRNPGLDPAKIDEVAIAATTQIGDQGLTIGRTAGILAGLPTSVPGYSIDRMCAGALTAVTSVAGSVAFGAYDVAVAGGVEHMGRHPMGEGVDPNPRFVSEKLVDESALFMGMTAENLHDRYPQITKRRADEYAVRSQEKAAKAYANGKIQADLVPVSVRRTNPEAGETGWGLVTADEPMRPGTTLENLSGLKTPFRVHGRVTAGNAAGLNDGATASLIASEDFARENGLPVKMRLVAYSFAGVEPEVMGYGPIPATEKALAQAGLSISDIGLFEINEAFAVQVLAFLDHYGIADDDERVNQYGGAIAFGHPLASSGVRLMTQLARQFEEQPGVRYGLTTMCVGFGMGATVIWENPHFDGGAK comes from the coding sequence GTGCCTCGTACCGTCAGGGACGTCGTCTTCGTAGACGGCGTCCGTACCCCGTTCGGCAAGGCGGGCCCGAAGGGCATCTACCACGAGACCCGCGCCGACGACCTCGTCGTCAAGGCGATCCGGGAGCTGCTGCGCCGCAACCCCGGCCTGGACCCCGCGAAGATCGACGAGGTCGCCATCGCGGCGACCACGCAGATCGGCGACCAGGGCCTGACCATCGGCCGCACCGCGGGCATCCTGGCCGGTCTGCCGACCTCGGTCCCCGGTTACTCCATCGACCGCATGTGCGCGGGCGCCCTGACGGCCGTCACGTCGGTCGCCGGCTCGGTCGCCTTCGGCGCGTACGACGTCGCCGTCGCGGGCGGCGTCGAGCACATGGGCCGCCACCCGATGGGCGAGGGTGTGGACCCCAACCCGCGGTTCGTCAGCGAGAAGCTGGTCGACGAGTCCGCCCTCTTCATGGGCATGACCGCGGAGAACCTGCACGACCGCTACCCCCAGATCACCAAGCGGCGCGCCGACGAGTACGCGGTGCGCTCGCAGGAGAAGGCCGCCAAGGCGTACGCCAACGGCAAGATCCAGGCCGATCTGGTGCCGGTCTCGGTGCGCCGCACCAACCCGGAGGCCGGTGAGACGGGCTGGGGCCTGGTCACCGCCGACGAGCCGATGCGCCCGGGGACGACGCTGGAGAACCTTTCCGGTCTCAAGACCCCGTTCCGTGTGCACGGCCGGGTCACCGCCGGAAACGCGGCCGGTCTCAACGACGGCGCAACCGCTTCCCTGATCGCTTCCGAGGACTTCGCGCGCGAGAACGGCCTGCCGGTCAAGATGCGTCTGGTCGCGTACTCCTTCGCGGGCGTCGAGCCGGAGGTCATGGGCTACGGTCCGATCCCGGCCACCGAGAAGGCCCTCGCGCAGGCGGGGCTGTCCATCTCCGACATCGGTCTGTTCGAGATCAACGAGGCCTTCGCCGTCCAGGTGCTGGCCTTCCTCGACCACTACGGCATCGCCGACGACGACGAGCGCGTCAACCAGTACGGCGGCGCGATCGCCTTCGGTCACCCGCTGGCCTCCTCCGGCGTCCGTCTGATGACGCAGCTGGCCCGCCAGTTCGAGGAGCAGCCCGGCGTCCGCTACGGCCTGACCACCATGTGCGTCGGCTTCGGCATGGGCGCGACGGTCATCTGGGAGAACCCGCACTTCGACGGAGGCGCCAAGTGA
- a CDS encoding LacI family DNA-binding transcriptional regulator: MTASPAPRVTIKDVAARAGVSKGAVSLAFNRKPGLSEATRDRIFTAARELGWEPNLTARSLSSSRVDVVGLAICRPARMLGLEPFYMDFVSGVESVLTEHSCSLLLRLVRSVEEEAGLQESWWRGRQIGGSILVDFRADDPRVAVVERLGMPAVAVGHPSLTGGLTSVWTDDATAVTEAVRYLAALGHRRIARVGGAASLGHTVMRTAAFDAAARRLGLAGARQVATDYSGEAGARATRSMLTAAPSDRPTAIVYDNDIMAVAGLAVAAEMGLAVPGDVSLLAWDDSQLCRLTHPTLSAMSHDVHGFGAEAARTLFGVLTGSGPRSHPVPTPVLTPRGSTAPPRA, encoded by the coding sequence ATGACGGCGTCCCCCGCCCCCCGCGTCACCATCAAGGACGTCGCCGCGCGCGCGGGGGTGTCCAAGGGCGCGGTGTCCCTCGCCTTCAACCGCAAGCCGGGGCTGTCGGAGGCGACACGGGACCGGATCTTCACCGCGGCGCGGGAGCTGGGCTGGGAGCCGAACCTGACGGCCCGGTCGCTGTCGAGCTCGCGGGTGGACGTGGTGGGGCTGGCGATCTGCCGGCCGGCCCGGATGCTGGGGCTCGAGCCGTTCTACATGGACTTCGTCTCCGGGGTGGAGAGCGTGCTGACCGAGCACTCCTGCTCACTGCTGCTGCGGCTGGTGCGCAGTGTCGAGGAGGAGGCGGGGCTCCAGGAGTCCTGGTGGCGGGGCCGGCAGATCGGCGGGTCGATCCTGGTGGACTTCCGGGCGGACGATCCGCGGGTGGCGGTGGTCGAGCGGCTCGGGATGCCGGCGGTCGCCGTCGGGCATCCGTCGCTGACCGGGGGGCTGACCTCGGTGTGGACCGACGACGCGACGGCCGTGACGGAGGCGGTGCGCTATCTCGCGGCGCTCGGGCACCGGCGGATCGCCCGGGTGGGGGGCGCGGCCTCGCTCGGGCACACGGTGATGAGGACGGCCGCGTTCGACGCGGCGGCGCGCCGTCTCGGGCTGGCCGGAGCCCGGCAGGTCGCCACGGACTACTCCGGGGAGGCGGGGGCGCGGGCGACCCGGTCGATGCTGACCGCCGCTCCGTCGGACCGCCCTACCGCAATCGTTTACGACAACGACATCATGGCGGTGGCGGGGCTGGCGGTGGCGGCCGAGATGGGGCTCGCCGTGCCGGGTGACGTCTCCCTGCTCGCCTGGGACGACTCACAGCTGTGCCGGCTCACCCATCCGACGCTCTCCGCGATGAGCCATGACGTCCACGGGTTCGGCGCGGAGGCCGCGCGGACGCTGTTCGGGGTGCTGACGGGGTCGGGTCCCAGGTCGCATCCGGTGCCGACTCCGGTGCTGACGCCGAGAGGGTCGACGGCCCCGCCGCGGGCCTGA
- a CDS encoding glycoside hydrolase family 2 protein, which yields MLEASPLDDGWQLRHEGGKLPAVVPGCVHTDLLAAGVIPDPFLGRAETEVAWVGRREWTYETQLPAVPCGHEQTDLVFEGLDTVAEITLNGQLLGRVRNMHRAYRFDVTGLSGPLSVRFVSAYAEAEAVRGKLGERPGAYPEPYQYVRKMACSFGWDWGPTLVTAGIWRPVRLERWSTARLARVRPLVTVEGGVGVVELRVDVERTRVEAGLVLQARVGGLRARAEVTGTHGVVRVEVPDADLWWPRGYGEQVLYEVELTLHHGNAPLDVWRRRVGFRSVGLDTSADAHGSGFTLVVNGERLFARGVNWIPDDVFPSRVTRERYRKRLRQAADAGVDLVRVWGGGIYESEDFYDVCDELGLLVWQDFPFACAAYPEEQPLRGEVEAEARENVVRLMPHPSLVLWNGNNENLWGFRDWGWEERLAGDSWGEGYYLGVLPRVVGELDPTRPYTAGSPWSGSWERHPNDPAHGTHHSWEVWNRQDYAEYRSEVPRFVAEFGWQAPPAHATLRRALPGEELAADSPGMLHHQKAEDGNGKLARGLARHFPSPQGDFDRWHYLTQVNQARAVATGIEHWRSHWPVCAGTIVWQLNDCWPVTSWAAIDGDGREKPLYHELRRLYADRLLSLQVRDGRLVSAAVNQSADPWTGALTLRRLTVEGDVVGTATLELAVGARSVGIVPVPAELEPAGAKEFLVADADGLPAPGASGGAGVVAGGGRLRAVHFPVPDRDIALPRPEFAVAVTAGAVTVTARTLVRDLLLQADRLDPGARADRGLVTLLPGEQVTIGVAGWETPDAAAARAALYCQEPAR from the coding sequence ATGCTGGAGGCCTCACCACTCGACGACGGATGGCAGTTGCGGCATGAGGGCGGGAAACTGCCGGCCGTGGTGCCGGGCTGTGTGCACACCGATCTGCTGGCCGCCGGGGTGATCCCGGACCCGTTCCTGGGGCGGGCCGAGACCGAGGTCGCCTGGGTGGGGCGGCGGGAGTGGACGTACGAGACGCAGTTGCCGGCCGTGCCGTGCGGGCACGAGCAGACCGACCTGGTCTTCGAGGGGCTCGACACGGTCGCCGAGATCACCCTGAACGGTCAGCTCCTCGGCCGGGTGCGCAACATGCACCGTGCGTACCGCTTCGACGTGACGGGGCTCAGCGGTCCGCTGAGCGTCCGGTTCGTCTCCGCCTACGCCGAGGCGGAGGCCGTCCGCGGAAAGCTGGGCGAGCGGCCCGGAGCCTATCCGGAGCCGTACCAGTACGTGCGCAAGATGGCCTGCTCGTTCGGCTGGGACTGGGGGCCCACGCTGGTGACGGCCGGGATCTGGCGGCCGGTGCGACTGGAGCGCTGGTCGACGGCGCGGCTCGCCCGGGTGCGCCCGCTGGTGACGGTGGAGGGGGGCGTCGGCGTCGTCGAATTGCGGGTGGACGTGGAGCGGACCCGGGTGGAGGCGGGGCTCGTGCTGCAGGCGCGGGTGGGGGGTCTCAGGGCGCGCGCCGAGGTGACGGGCACGCACGGCGTGGTGCGGGTGGAGGTGCCGGACGCCGACCTGTGGTGGCCTCGCGGTTACGGCGAACAGGTCCTGTACGAGGTGGAGTTGACGCTGCATCACGGCAATGCGCCGCTCGACGTCTGGCGGCGGCGGGTCGGCTTTCGCAGCGTCGGCCTGGACACCTCCGCCGACGCGCACGGGAGCGGGTTCACCCTCGTGGTCAACGGGGAGCGGCTCTTCGCGCGAGGGGTGAACTGGATCCCGGACGACGTGTTTCCCTCCCGGGTGACCCGGGAGCGTTACCGGAAACGGTTGCGCCAGGCGGCCGACGCGGGGGTCGACCTGGTCCGGGTGTGGGGCGGCGGCATCTACGAGAGCGAGGACTTCTACGACGTCTGCGACGAGCTGGGCCTGCTGGTCTGGCAGGACTTCCCGTTCGCGTGCGCGGCCTACCCGGAGGAGCAGCCGTTGCGGGGCGAGGTGGAGGCGGAGGCCCGCGAGAACGTCGTACGGCTGATGCCGCATCCCTCGCTCGTGCTGTGGAACGGCAACAACGAGAACCTGTGGGGTTTCCGGGACTGGGGCTGGGAGGAGCGGCTCGCCGGGGACTCCTGGGGCGAGGGCTACTACCTGGGGGTGCTCCCGAGAGTCGTCGGCGAGCTGGATCCGACACGGCCGTACACGGCGGGGAGTCCGTGGTCGGGGTCGTGGGAGCGTCATCCGAACGATCCGGCGCACGGCACGCACCACTCGTGGGAGGTCTGGAACCGGCAGGACTATGCCGAGTACCGCAGTGAAGTGCCGCGGTTCGTGGCCGAGTTCGGCTGGCAGGCGCCGCCGGCCCACGCCACGCTGCGGCGGGCGCTGCCGGGCGAGGAACTGGCGGCGGACTCCCCCGGCATGCTGCATCACCAGAAGGCGGAGGACGGCAACGGCAAGCTGGCGCGCGGACTCGCCCGCCATTTCCCCTCCCCACAGGGCGACTTCGACCGCTGGCACTACCTCACGCAGGTCAACCAGGCGCGGGCGGTGGCGACCGGGATCGAGCACTGGCGGTCGCACTGGCCGGTGTGCGCGGGCACGATCGTCTGGCAGCTCAACGACTGCTGGCCGGTGACGTCCTGGGCCGCGATCGACGGGGACGGGCGGGAGAAGCCGCTCTACCACGAGCTTCGGCGGCTGTACGCGGACCGGTTGCTCTCGTTGCAGGTGCGCGACGGGCGGCTGGTGTCGGCCGCCGTCAACCAGTCGGCCGACCCGTGGACGGGAGCGCTGACGTTGCGGCGGCTGACCGTGGAGGGCGACGTGGTGGGCACGGCGACGCTGGAACTGGCCGTCGGCGCCCGGTCGGTGGGGATCGTGCCGGTGCCGGCGGAGCTGGAGCCGGCCGGGGCGAAGGAGTTCCTGGTGGCGGATGCGGATGGGCTCCCCGCGCCGGGCGCGTCCGGGGGCGCGGGAGTGGTCGCGGGCGGGGGCCGGCTGCGGGCCGTGCACTTCCCGGTGCCCGACCGTGACATCGCCCTGCCGCGGCCCGAGTTCGCGGTGGCCGTGACCGCGGGGGCGGTCACCGTCACGGCGCGCACCCTCGTGCGGGACCTGCTGCTCCAGGCCGACCGGCTGGACCCGGGTGCGCGGGCCGACCGGGGGCTGGTGACGTTGCTGCCCGGGGAGCAGGTGACGATCGGGGTCGCGGGCTGGGAGACTCCGGACGCCGCCGCCGCCCGGGCCGCGCTGTACTGCCAGGAGCCCGCTCGATGA
- a CDS encoding ABC transporter substrate-binding protein: MNRRTLHVLATTAAAALLLPGCTGTSGSTKGADAKAPDDPSKVRGSITVLTVRTDLVQDGTMTKYAAEFNKTYPKVKVEFQALTNYEAEIKIRMNTDDYGDVLLIPAVIKKNDYPKFFASLGTAAERSKKYRFTGFTAVDGKVYGQSPVGVMPGFVYNKRIWKEAGVTAWPTTPAGFLTALKAIKAKTDAVPYYTNFAAQWPLTMWTYVDGAVHCDPQATTKLAEGDPWAQGSDLRVGDTLLYDIVKQGLAEKDPTTSNWEASKPRTAKGEIATQWLGTWAIVQFQDAAKKAGVNPDDIGFMPFPAQTDGAYCATVGPDYNQAVNVHSKHKEAARAWIDWFTDKSGYDKDNLAISPLKDAAMPTVLKPYQEAGVKLIELDDSAGARVKLIDDRSEVGIFKPEYRQDLVDLARGAKKGGLDDFLSGLGRKWTETQASVGDR; the protein is encoded by the coding sequence ATGAACCGCCGCACCCTCCACGTCCTCGCCACGACCGCCGCGGCCGCCCTGCTGCTCCCCGGGTGCACGGGCACCTCGGGAAGCACGAAGGGCGCGGACGCCAAGGCGCCCGACGACCCGTCCAAGGTCCGCGGATCCATCACGGTTCTCACCGTGCGGACCGACCTCGTGCAGGACGGCACGATGACGAAGTACGCCGCCGAGTTCAACAAGACCTATCCCAAGGTCAAGGTGGAGTTCCAGGCCCTCACCAACTACGAGGCCGAAATCAAGATCCGCATGAACACGGACGACTACGGCGACGTCCTGCTGATCCCCGCGGTCATCAAGAAGAACGACTACCCGAAGTTCTTCGCCTCGCTCGGCACCGCCGCCGAGCGCAGCAAGAAATACCGTTTCACCGGTTTCACCGCCGTCGACGGCAAGGTCTACGGCCAGAGCCCGGTCGGCGTGATGCCCGGATTCGTCTACAACAAGCGCATCTGGAAAGAGGCCGGGGTCACCGCCTGGCCCACCACCCCGGCCGGGTTCCTCACCGCCCTCAAGGCGATCAAGGCGAAGACCGACGCGGTGCCGTACTACACCAACTTCGCCGCGCAGTGGCCGCTCACCATGTGGACCTACGTCGACGGCGCAGTGCACTGCGACCCGCAGGCGACCACGAAACTGGCCGAGGGCGACCCCTGGGCGCAGGGCTCCGACCTGCGCGTCGGCGACACACTCCTGTACGACATCGTCAAGCAGGGCCTCGCCGAGAAGGACCCGACCACCAGCAACTGGGAGGCGTCCAAGCCCCGCACGGCCAAGGGCGAGATCGCCACGCAGTGGCTCGGCACCTGGGCGATCGTCCAGTTCCAGGACGCCGCGAAGAAGGCCGGAGTGAACCCGGACGATATCGGTTTCATGCCGTTTCCCGCGCAGACGGACGGGGCGTACTGCGCGACCGTCGGCCCCGACTACAACCAGGCTGTCAACGTGCACTCGAAGCACAAGGAGGCGGCCCGCGCCTGGATCGACTGGTTCACCGACAAGTCCGGCTACGACAAGGACAACCTGGCCATCTCCCCGCTCAAGGACGCGGCCATGCCCACGGTGCTGAAGCCCTACCAGGAGGCGGGCGTCAAGCTCATCGAGCTGGACGACTCCGCGGGCGCGAGGGTCAAGCTGATCGACGACCGGTCCGAGGTCGGCATCTTCAAGCCCGAGTACCGTCAGGACCTGGTCGACCTCGCGCGCGGCGCGAAGAAGGGCGGCCTGGACGACTTCCTCTCCGGGCTCGGCAGGAAGTGGACCGAGACGCAGGCGAGCGTGGGCGACCGATGA
- a CDS encoding carbohydrate ABC transporter permease, with the protein MTHAGTHTPARDTGKAAAGAAAPASGRAAPPPAPRRTRTWRLLTPWLFLLAPLTLLITFTYAPIANMVAYSFTDWDGVSPELHYTGAENYAEIFTREDLFQVFWVSGYYLAASVIQTVAALYFATVLSFSIRFRNFFKGVLFFPSLVNGVAIGFVFLYFFQDGGTLDTVLNLFGHQSDRAWLGTPASANVSLAGVSVWRYLGMNFVLFLGAIQSIPGELYEAAELDGAGRWHQFRYVILPGIKPVLTLTVILSVSGSLSAFEIPYIMTGGATGTETFVIQTVKLAFQFNKTGLASAAAVVLLLIILLVTWVQRRLVPDDRADLV; encoded by the coding sequence ATGACGCACGCGGGCACCCACACCCCGGCGCGGGACACCGGGAAGGCCGCCGCCGGGGCCGCGGCGCCGGCCTCGGGGCGCGCCGCCCCGCCGCCGGCGCCGCGCCGGACGCGCACCTGGCGGCTGCTGACCCCCTGGCTGTTCCTGCTCGCCCCGCTCACCCTGTTGATCACCTTCACCTACGCGCCGATCGCCAACATGGTCGCCTACAGCTTCACCGACTGGGACGGCGTGAGTCCCGAACTGCACTACACGGGCGCGGAGAACTACGCGGAGATCTTCACCCGCGAGGACCTCTTCCAGGTGTTCTGGGTGAGCGGTTACTACCTGGCCGCCTCGGTGATCCAGACAGTCGCCGCGCTGTACTTCGCCACCGTCCTGAGTTTCAGCATCCGCTTCCGGAACTTCTTCAAGGGCGTGCTCTTCTTCCCGTCCCTGGTGAACGGCGTGGCCATCGGATTCGTCTTCCTCTACTTCTTCCAGGACGGCGGGACCCTCGACACGGTGCTGAACCTCTTCGGCCACCAGAGCGACCGCGCCTGGCTGGGCACGCCCGCGTCGGCGAACGTCTCGCTCGCCGGCGTCTCGGTCTGGCGCTACCTCGGCATGAACTTCGTGCTGTTCCTCGGCGCGATCCAGTCCATCCCGGGGGAGCTGTACGAGGCGGCCGAGCTGGACGGCGCGGGCCGGTGGCACCAGTTCCGCTATGTCATCCTGCCCGGCATCAAGCCGGTGCTGACCCTGACGGTGATCCTCTCCGTCTCCGGCTCCCTGTCGGCCTTCGAGATCCCGTACATCATGACCGGCGGGGCGACCGGCACCGAGACCTTCGTGATCCAGACCGTGAAGCTGGCCTTCCAGTTCAACAAGACGGGGCTCGCCTCGGCGGCGGCCGTCGTGCTGTTGCTGATCATCCTGCTGGTCACCTGGGTGCAGCGACGCCTCGTCCCCGACGACAGGGCGGACCTCGTATGA
- a CDS encoding carbohydrate ABC transporter permease: protein MTRRAVARTLVYLSLIGAALVVLLPLGVVFLTSLKTENETAAGSGALTLPDDPLNFDNYVTAFRDGGMLTAFGNTAFILVVSVGGTVLIGSMTAYAIDRFTFRFRKLVIALFLVAALVPGVTTQVATFQIVHSLGMFDTRWAPIALYMGTDIVSIYIFLQFVRSIPISLDEAARLDGANAFTIYRKIIFPLLKPAIATVVIVKGIAVYNDFYIPFLYMPSQDLGVISTSLFRFKGPYAAHWETISAGAVLVILPTLIVFLALQKYIYNGFTRGATR from the coding sequence ATGACGCGCCGAGCCGTTGCCCGCACCCTCGTGTACCTGTCGCTGATCGGTGCGGCGCTGGTGGTGCTGCTCCCGTTGGGCGTCGTCTTCCTGACGTCCCTGAAGACCGAGAACGAGACGGCGGCCGGCAGCGGAGCGCTCACCCTCCCGGACGACCCGCTCAACTTCGACAACTACGTGACGGCGTTCCGGGACGGCGGGATGCTCACGGCGTTCGGCAACACCGCCTTCATCCTTGTGGTCTCCGTCGGTGGAACCGTTCTCATCGGTTCGATGACGGCGTATGCGATCGACCGTTTCACCTTCCGTTTCCGGAAACTGGTGATCGCTCTGTTCCTGGTCGCCGCTCTGGTCCCCGGGGTGACCACTCAGGTGGCCACTTTCCAGATCGTCCACAGCCTGGGCATGTTCGACACCCGCTGGGCGCCGATCGCGCTCTACATGGGCACGGACATCGTTTCGATCTACATTTTCCTGCAGTTCGTCCGATCGATCCCGATCTCCCTGGACGAGGCGGCCCGCCTCGACGGCGCGAACGCGTTCACGATCTACCGCAAGATCATCTTTCCGTTGCTGAAACCGGCGATCGCGACGGTCGTGATCGTGAAGGGAATCGCCGTCTACAACGACTTCTACATCCCTTTCCTCTACATGCCGTCACAAGATCTTGGCGTGATCTCGACGTCGTTGTTCCGCTTCAAGGGCCCCTACGCCGCCCACTGGGAAACGATTTCGGCAGGAGCGGTGCTCGTCATCCTGCCGACCCTGATCGTCTTCCTCGCCCTCCAGAAATACATCTACAACGGTTTCACGAGAGGAGCGACGAGGTGA
- a CDS encoding HRDC domain-containing protein, whose amino-acid sequence MTDAQETAAASSLRTTGGAPPDEGGSTASGAPTPLLEPREGIPPVIADEASLAAAVAAFAAGSGPVAVDAERASGYRYGQRAYLVQLRREGAGSALIDPVACPDLSVLGAALSDAEWVLHAATQDLPCLREIGMVPTRLFDTELAGRLAGFPRVGLGAMVEGVLGYVLEKGHSAVDWSTRPLPEPWLRYAALDVELLVDLRDALEKELDRQGKLDWAHQEFHAIASAPPPEPRKDPWRRTSGMHKVRRRRQLGVVRELWEARDRIARRRDVSPGKVLSDAAIVEAALALPANAHALAALTGFGHRMGRRQLEQWQAAVDRAKALSESQLPQPGQPVTGPPPPRAWADKDPAAAARLSAARSAVSALAEELNMPQENLIAPDAVRRVCWEPPAADPEAVTAALAGYGARPWQVEQVAPVLAAALSDKGE is encoded by the coding sequence GTGACCGACGCCCAAGAAACCGCAGCAGCCAGTTCACTGCGAACCACCGGAGGCGCCCCTCCGGACGAAGGCGGATCCACTGCTTCCGGGGCGCCGACACCTCTGCTCGAGCCGCGCGAGGGCATCCCTCCCGTGATCGCCGACGAGGCCTCCCTCGCCGCGGCCGTCGCCGCCTTCGCCGCGGGCTCCGGCCCGGTCGCCGTCGACGCCGAACGCGCCTCCGGCTACCGCTACGGACAGCGCGCCTATCTGGTGCAGCTGCGCCGCGAGGGCGCCGGCAGCGCGCTGATCGACCCGGTGGCCTGTCCCGACCTCTCCGTGCTCGGCGCGGCGCTGTCCGACGCGGAATGGGTGCTGCACGCCGCCACCCAGGACCTGCCGTGCCTGCGCGAGATAGGCATGGTGCCGACGCGGCTGTTCGACACCGAGCTGGCCGGACGGCTCGCCGGGTTCCCGCGGGTCGGCCTCGGCGCGATGGTGGAGGGCGTACTGGGCTACGTCCTGGAGAAGGGTCACTCCGCGGTGGACTGGTCGACCCGGCCGCTGCCCGAGCCCTGGCTGCGCTACGCGGCCCTCGACGTGGAGCTCCTGGTCGACCTGCGCGACGCGCTGGAGAAGGAGCTGGACCGGCAGGGCAAGCTCGACTGGGCCCACCAGGAGTTCCACGCGATCGCCTCCGCCCCGCCGCCCGAGCCCCGCAAGGACCCCTGGCGGCGTACGTCCGGCATGCACAAGGTGCGTCGGCGGCGGCAGCTGGGCGTGGTGCGGGAGCTGTGGGAGGCACGGGACCGGATCGCCCGCCGGCGCGACGTGTCGCCGGGCAAGGTGCTGTCGGACGCGGCCATCGTGGAGGCCGCGCTCGCCCTTCCGGCGAACGCCCACGCGCTGGCCGCGCTGACCGGTTTCGGGCACCGGATGGGGCGGCGGCAGCTCGAGCAGTGGCAGGCGGCGGTCGACCGGGCGAAGGCGCTGAGCGAGTCGCAGCTCCCCCAGCCGGGACAGCCGGTGACGGGGCCGCCGCCGCCGCGCGCCTGGGCCGACAAGGACCCCGCGGCCGCCGCGCGGCTCAGTGCGGCGAGGTCGGCGGTCTCGGCGCTGGCCGAGGAGCTGAACATGCCGCAGGAGAACCTCATCGCGCCGGACGCGGTGCGGCGGGTCTGCTGGGAGCCCCCGGCGGCCGACCCGGAGGCGGTGACTGCGGCGCTGGCCGGGTACGGGGCGCGCCCCTGGCAGGTGGAGCAGGTCGCGCCGGTGCTGGCCGCGGCACTGTCGGACAAGGGCGAGTAG
- a CDS encoding response regulator transcription factor gives MSVLLEQPASLVAYRPNKPTAMVVVADPRVRSTVTRHLWALGVRDVIEASSVAEARPRIGNPRDICVADVHLPDGSGLTLLSETRAAGWPNGLALSAADDIGAVRNALAGGVKGYVVTGTRTNLGLPGRPGAAPMGSAARLHRRPPGAPSHPGGYRELSGREVEVLRLVAEGQSNKAIGVSMGLSALTVKSHLARIARKLGTGDRAGMVAVALRTGIIH, from the coding sequence GTGTCCGTTCTCCTCGAGCAGCCCGCAAGCCTGGTCGCCTACCGCCCGAACAAGCCCACCGCCATGGTGGTCGTGGCCGACCCGCGCGTCCGCTCCACCGTCACCCGTCACCTGTGGGCGCTCGGTGTGCGCGACGTCATCGAGGCCTCGTCCGTCGCGGAGGCTCGTCCCCGCATCGGCAACCCCCGCGACATCTGCGTCGCCGACGTCCACCTGCCCGACGGCTCCGGCCTCACCCTGCTGTCGGAGACCCGCGCCGCGGGCTGGCCCAACGGGCTCGCCCTCTCCGCCGCCGACGACATCGGCGCGGTGCGCAACGCCCTCGCCGGCGGCGTCAAGGGCTACGTGGTCACCGGCACGCGCACCAACCTCGGCCTGCCCGGCCGTCCCGGCGCCGCCCCCATGGGCTCGGCCGCCCGTCTGCACCGCCGCCCCCCGGGTGCCCCGAGCCACCCGGGCGGCTACCGCGAGCTCTCCGGCCGTGAGGTCGAGGTGCTGCGGCTGGTCGCGGAGGGTCAGTCGAACAAGGCCATCGGCGTCTCGATGGGCCTGTCCGCGCTGACCGTCAAGAGCCACCTCGCCCGCATCGCCCGAAAGCTCGGCACGGGCGACCGCGCCGGCATGGTCGCGGTGGCCCTGCGTACCGGCATCATCCACTGA
- a CDS encoding DUF3000 domain-containing protein has protein sequence MAAAQGRLSDDAGGMDDANEGDRDGGRSAPLPFRSAVDGLRAARLRPQIEVEQTPAPKRLAPFAHALEATVVDGEQDLADGRLVLLHDPAGHDAWRGTFRLVTLVRAELEPEMAADPLLPEVCWSWLTGALQARGLTYGEPSGTVTRASSHYFGGLAERPAASQIEIRASWTPREGLGGVPDTGAHLSSWCDLLAQVAGLPPAGPGDASVVTLPQRRGPQSR, from the coding sequence ATGGCTGCGGCTCAGGGACGACTGTCGGACGACGCTGGCGGGATGGATGACGCGAACGAGGGGGACCGGGACGGGGGCAGGTCGGCTCCGTTGCCGTTCCGGTCCGCCGTCGACGGGCTGAGAGCGGCCCGGCTGCGGCCGCAGATCGAGGTCGAGCAGACGCCGGCGCCGAAGCGGCTCGCCCCGTTCGCCCACGCGCTGGAGGCGACGGTGGTGGACGGCGAGCAGGACCTGGCCGACGGCCGCCTGGTGCTGCTGCACGATCCGGCCGGGCACGACGCCTGGCGCGGAACGTTCCGCCTGGTGACCCTCGTGCGGGCGGAACTGGAGCCGGAGATGGCCGCCGACCCGCTGCTGCCCGAGGTGTGCTGGTCGTGGCTGACCGGCGCGCTCCAGGCGCGTGGGCTGACGTACGGGGAGCCGAGCGGGACCGTCACGCGCGCGAGTTCGCACTACTTCGGGGGGCTGGCCGAGCGTCCGGCGGCCTCGCAGATCGAGATTCGGGCGTCCTGGACGCCTCGCGAGGGCCTGGGCGGAGTCCCGGACACCGGGGCGCACCTGTCGTCCTGGTGCGATCTGCTGGCACAGGTGGCCGGGCTGCCGCCGGCCGGACCCGGCGACGCGTCCGTGGTGACCCTGCCGCAGCGCCGGGGGCCGCAGTCACGTTGA